In Stigmatopora argus isolate UIUO_Sarg chromosome 10, RoL_Sarg_1.0, whole genome shotgun sequence, the following proteins share a genomic window:
- the LOC144083876 gene encoding uncharacterized protein LOC144083876 yields the protein MNPFKKKGGKPPAKKSNAAAMRKCREKIKNYPGAYHKYLEKERERYQKRKAQGKIPNIHKLSEREQRQLRRKWKLNQRKQRSKKFQQLEEDLPSTPPPSPDADEFGEPQPGPSQPSTQKKAGRRKTQARDRKAYRTITKNNAQIKQYQTEIRKLKRKISRMQNAQQLSVNVISDSPASKAYSLLSSGNNNRIRKELTFCYAIKDDLKAKHGASVSCDREHLSPVQIRPFANKAALSDYDSLEESTEIFPIEDEVSTTNLKLGDFVLVKYCGKKSVQHFVGKIIQNFDEDDEALVQFMRRKSSVMKKPLFVYPEMDDLDDIHIDNIVMRLPPPTTTGGTSRTGKQHVFDVDLGNYNC from the exons atgaatccatttaagaaaaaaggcggtaagccacctgcgaaaaaatctaatgctgcagcgatgcgcaaatgcagggagaagattaaaaattaccctggagcctatcacaaatatttagagaaagaaagggaacgatatcagaaaagaaaggcacaaggaaagattccaaatattcacaagCTTTCAGAGAGGGAGCAAAGGCAACTGAGAAGAAAATGGAAGCTCAACCAACGAAAGCAAAGGAGCAAGAAATTCCAACAACTGGAAGAGGATCTGCCAAGCACTCCCCCACCTAGCCCAGATGCTGATGAATTTGGTGAACCACAACCAGGACCATCGCAACCatcaacacaaaagaaagctgGCAGGAGAAAGACGCAAGCCCGGGACCGCAAAGCATACAGAACAATTACCAAGAATAATGCTCAGATCAAGCAATATCAAACTGAAATacggaaattgaaaagaaagatcagcagaatgcagaatgctcagCAGTTGAGTGTTAACGTGATCAGCGATTCTCCAGCATCGAAGGCATATTCCCTCCTTTCCAGCGGGAATAACAACAGGATAAGGAAGGAGCTAACATTCTGCTATGCTATCAAAGATGATCTCAAAGCAAAG CATGGAGCATCAGTATCTTGTGACAGAGAACATTTGTCACCTGTCCAGATCAGGCCCTTCGCTAATAAGGCAGCACTCTCTGATTATGACAGCCTGGAAGAATCTACTGAAATCTTTCCTATCGAAGATGAAGTCAGTACCACAAATCTGAAGTTAGGTGATTTTGTTCTTGTGAAGTATTGCGGGAAAAAGTCCGTTCAACATTTTGTGGGAAAGATCATTCAAAActttgatgaagatgatgaagctCTGGTGCAATTTATGCGTCGCAAGTCCAGTGTTATGAAAAAACCTTTGTTTGTGTATCCTGAAATGGATGACTTGGATGACATACACATAGACAATATTGTTATGAGATTGCCACCTCCTACAACAACAGGAGGAACCTCACGCACTGGAAAGCAGCATGTTTTTGATGTAGACCTAGGGAACTAcaactgttaa